One window of the Granulicella arctica genome contains the following:
- a CDS encoding SDR family oxidoreductase, protein MVEEAMFMRVFVTGATGFIGKELVRELINAGHRVRGLTRSEAGAEQLTGAGAEIHRGDMEDLDSLRSGAISMDAVINLAFDQDLSKLAENAQKEISAIEAMGAVLEPGKLLLVTSGVAIVSGKPGQVRMETDPAIDSPVIPRKPEQAARAVAKRGVHVGVLRMSQIHDIYKQGLVIYLIQIAREKGVSAYVGDGAFRWAAAPLKDVAWLYRLALEQTGPGVTTFHAVQEEGVSLREIAEAIGKGLNVPVVSIPPERAEEHFGMFSHFVTLDMPVSSEWTRKTLKWDPSGPGMIGDLTNMKF, encoded by the coding sequence ATGGTCGAGGAGGCCATGTTCATGCGTGTATTTGTAACCGGAGCGACAGGATTTATCGGCAAAGAATTGGTAAGAGAACTCATCAACGCAGGCCACAGGGTGCGTGGACTGACCCGCAGCGAAGCTGGCGCTGAGCAGCTGACGGGAGCAGGGGCCGAAATACACCGCGGTGATATGGAAGATCTGGACAGTTTGCGCAGTGGCGCAATCAGCATGGACGCCGTTATTAACTTGGCGTTCGACCAAGACTTGTCGAAGTTAGCCGAAAATGCGCAGAAGGAAATTAGTGCAATAGAAGCGATGGGCGCGGTACTCGAGCCGGGCAAGCTGCTGCTGGTGACTTCGGGTGTCGCCATCGTTAGCGGCAAGCCGGGACAAGTGCGCATGGAGACCGACCCTGCAATCGATTCACCGGTGATCCCGCGCAAACCGGAACAAGCCGCGCGAGCGGTAGCAAAGCGAGGCGTGCACGTTGGAGTGCTCCGTATGTCGCAGATACATGACATCTATAAGCAGGGCCTTGTCATATACCTGATTCAGATCGCGCGAGAGAAGGGGGTTTCAGCTTACGTCGGTGACGGAGCGTTCCGCTGGGCTGCAGCTCCCTTGAAGGACGTGGCATGGCTCTACCGCTTGGCTTTAGAACAGACAGGGCCTGGCGTAACCACATTCCACGCTGTGCAGGAAGAGGGAGTGTCATTACGGGAGATTGCGGAAGCAATTGGCAAAGGCCTTAACGTACCGGTGGTTTCGATCCCTCCGGAGCGGGCAGAGGAGCATTTCGGCATGTTCTCTCACTTCGTAACGTTGGACATGCCAGTGTCAAGCGAATGGACGCGCAAGACCTTGAAGTGGGATCCAAGCGGACCAGGTATGATCGGCGATCTAACGAACATGAAGTTCTGA
- a CDS encoding FAD-dependent monooxygenase, with protein sequence MGTEQFAGNQIMKGKQSSVLIVGASFAGLATAWWMHCLGYAVTIVEIAESPKRGGTPVDIREGVIEVVRRMGLLDRICSQGLPPRPIKFLSADGTPLARLTRTADDQNSAQEEGYEIERNDLLDMLLDKVKDDVEFLFGDSIWGLEETDEGVAVTLTSGTKRSFSLVFGCDGIHSVVRKICFGEESLFSLFLQHYVSLTIVNKLLIEENTSQMFNLPGRTVMLNAYNGKTDIAFSFFSDKEIAYDRRNVEQQKLMIQQHFGGRGWRTPELLFEMNTCENFYFDKLCQIRMESWTKGRVALVGDAGYCPSPAAGMGGSMAILGAAALADAFQMHPDDFGTAFQKYDRSLRPNVEQIQRQAVEIDLAMFAPRTEEEIKQRNARFNAHEEAVQ encoded by the coding sequence ATGGGTACAGAGCAATTTGCGGGGAACCAGATAATGAAGGGGAAACAATCGAGCGTTCTCATCGTGGGAGCCAGCTTCGCAGGGTTGGCTACGGCTTGGTGGATGCACTGCCTCGGCTATGCGGTGACTATCGTCGAAATTGCAGAAAGCCCGAAGAGGGGCGGAACTCCCGTCGATATCAGGGAAGGTGTGATTGAGGTTGTGCGGCGCATGGGCTTGCTTGACCGCATCTGCTCCCAAGGTCTTCCGCCGCGGCCCATCAAATTTCTGAGTGCCGATGGGACACCTCTCGCGCGCCTCACAAGGACAGCGGACGACCAGAACAGCGCACAGGAGGAAGGATACGAGATCGAGAGGAACGATCTCCTCGACATGCTCCTCGACAAGGTGAAGGACGACGTTGAATTCCTCTTCGGGGACAGCATTTGGGGCCTGGAGGAGACCGATGAGGGAGTCGCCGTTACGTTAACGAGCGGAACGAAGCGATCTTTTTCTCTTGTGTTTGGCTGCGATGGGATTCACTCAGTGGTTAGAAAGATCTGCTTCGGTGAAGAGTCCTTGTTCTCGCTTTTCCTGCAGCACTATGTCTCGCTCACGATCGTGAACAAACTTCTGATTGAAGAGAACACCTCGCAGATGTTTAATCTACCGGGCAGGACCGTGATGCTCAATGCTTATAACGGCAAGACGGATATCGCGTTCTCCTTCTTCTCGGATAAGGAGATCGCCTACGACCGCCGTAACGTGGAACAGCAAAAGCTAATGATCCAGCAGCATTTCGGAGGTCGAGGCTGGAGAACACCGGAACTGCTTTTCGAGATGAACACCTGCGAAAACTTCTACTTCGATAAGCTATGCCAGATCCGGATGGAATCGTGGACCAAAGGCCGTGTCGCTTTGGTGGGTGATGCAGGATATTGCCCTTCGCCCGCGGCAGGAATGGGCGGTTCCATGGCAATTCTTGGAGCTGCAGCTTTAGCCGATGCTTTTCAGATGCATCCAGATGACTTCGGGACGGCGTTCCAGAAATATGACCGGAGCCTGCGCCCCAACGTTGAGCAGATTCAACGGCAAGCGGTCGAAATCGATCTCGCCATGTTCGCTCCGAGAACAGAGGAGGAGATTAAGCAGAGGAATGCACGCTTCAACGCGCATGAAGAAGCAGTTCAATAA
- a CDS encoding TetR/AcrR family transcriptional regulator, giving the protein MNRQTRKRLATRQKISDVATGLFIRHGFDQVTMGEIAEAADVSRMTVFNHFARKEDMFFHLDQAGRDDVLTALRKKHPGIAPVEALRLFAHRAIAEERPYVRFFDNGSKRFIETVRGSEALKARARTIRDELSDVLRLALTESVQRPPLDPAACLAASMLLATWTVALNEGYRVYESNKDVEKAKKTFLNLVDQGTKGVQAAIKGTPYV; this is encoded by the coding sequence GTGAATCGACAGACTCGCAAGCGGCTCGCAACACGGCAGAAGATCTCCGACGTCGCGACCGGTCTTTTCATCAGGCATGGCTTCGACCAGGTAACCATGGGCGAGATTGCCGAGGCCGCTGACGTCTCCCGCATGACCGTGTTCAATCACTTCGCCCGAAAAGAGGACATGTTCTTCCACCTCGATCAGGCAGGGCGCGATGACGTATTGACTGCCCTGCGGAAAAAGCACCCTGGAATTGCTCCCGTGGAAGCGTTGCGACTCTTTGCGCATCGAGCCATCGCCGAAGAACGGCCCTACGTTCGCTTTTTCGATAATGGAAGCAAGAGGTTCATCGAGACGGTTCGGGGGAGCGAAGCGCTTAAGGCCCGAGCCAGGACCATACGCGACGAATTGTCAGATGTTCTGAGACTGGCGCTCACGGAATCTGTGCAACGTCCCCCACTCGATCCCGCGGCCTGCCTGGCAGCCTCGATGCTACTTGCGACATGGACCGTAGCCCTGAACGAGGGCTATCGCGTATACGAATCGAACAAGGATGTCGAGAAGGCGAAGAAGACCTTTCTTAATTTGGTCGATCAAGGTACGAAAGGCGTGCAGGCAGCGATCAAGGGCACTCCGTACGTTTGA
- a CDS encoding MarR family winged helix-turn-helix transcriptional regulator, with translation MSDLRSTQSVSKEMLSIADRLRQLISRWVRITRDQAGTPTSVQVETLRILNNEGPASIAALAQQRAVKHQSMRVVVEQLAIEGTIVKSADPTDRRNQIVSITGKGRSLLRQERRARALWIAQLLQQSCTSDEVAQVIAAMDTLERILAKAPKNSSS, from the coding sequence ATGTCCGACCTCAGATCGACGCAGAGCGTATCGAAAGAGATGTTGAGCATTGCAGATCGCTTGAGACAGCTCATAAGCCGATGGGTCCGCATCACCCGCGACCAGGCTGGAACTCCCACTTCGGTACAAGTTGAGACGCTAAGGATACTCAACAACGAGGGACCGGCGAGTATAGCCGCGCTCGCACAGCAACGTGCGGTGAAGCACCAGAGCATGCGTGTCGTGGTCGAGCAGCTCGCGATCGAAGGGACCATCGTGAAGAGCGCCGACCCCACCGACCGCAGAAACCAGATCGTCAGCATCACTGGTAAGGGGAGATCGCTCTTGAGGCAGGAGCGACGCGCCCGCGCGCTGTGGATCGCCCAGCTCCTGCAGCAGAGTTGTACCTCAGATGAAGTCGCTCAAGTCATCGCCGCGATGGATACCCTTGAACGAATTCTGGCCAAGGCTCCGAAAAACAGCTCCTCGTAG
- a CDS encoding ester cyclase, with the protein MSTELNKSVVLRFNREVIQEGNEAVFKELMADGFINHSAPEGTSKGAEGMWHTFQNILRPALSGLRVAIHDQIAEGDKVTTRKTIVGIHTGVFLSIAPTHKEVAIDVIDVVRLANGQYAEHWGINTLSSVIASLK; encoded by the coding sequence GTGTCAACAGAATTGAACAAATCAGTTGTGCTCCGCTTTAACCGCGAGGTCATACAAGAAGGAAATGAGGCTGTGTTCAAGGAGTTAATGGCAGACGGGTTCATTAATCATTCTGCTCCTGAGGGCACTTCAAAAGGCGCCGAGGGCATGTGGCATACCTTTCAGAACATTCTCAGACCGGCCTTGTCTGGCCTGCGGGTGGCGATTCATGATCAAATTGCCGAGGGAGACAAGGTCACCACTCGTAAGACGATCGTTGGAATCCACACAGGTGTCTTCCTGTCCATCGCCCCAACGCATAAAGAGGTCGCCATCGACGTTATAGATGTTGTGAGACTCGCGAATGGGCAGTATGCCGAGCACTGGGGTATCAATACGTTGTCCTCAGTCATTGCGAGCCTCAAATAA
- a CDS encoding YncE family protein, with product MKTTIFHNVLMSFSERSSAARHFYSHIGLATILILTSSLPQCIFAQTSQGTLIAVNQADSNISIVDLNAVKEVARVPEGVVAGHEVAASLDGKIAYVPIYGDSSVGDAGTDGRELLAIDLASHKIVGRLDFGHGVRPHCIVMNPRDGLLYVTTEVDQTVTIIDPKLLKIVGYIPTGQDQSHMLVLSHDGRFGYTANVGPGTVSVLDLKARKLLSVIKVSGNVQRISITPDDRTVFTADQTSPRLAAIDTTTNTIKQWISLPAVAYGTGTTQDGRWLLVSLPNSYGVAVVDLYTQQIVRTISVPKGPHEVVITPDNRTAYVACMKSGYVAMINLSDWSIKGLIKVGNNADGIGWASSQQVN from the coding sequence ATGAAAACCACGATTTTCCACAATGTTCTTATGTCTTTTTCGGAGAGAAGTTCCGCCGCTCGTCACTTCTACTCACACATCGGTCTCGCCACGATACTGATCCTTACCTCATCATTGCCGCAGTGCATCTTCGCTCAAACATCCCAGGGTACCCTGATCGCAGTCAACCAAGCTGATTCAAACATCAGCATCGTTGACCTTAACGCTGTCAAAGAAGTAGCTCGTGTTCCGGAAGGCGTAGTAGCAGGTCATGAAGTAGCTGCGTCTCTAGATGGAAAAATCGCTTACGTTCCTATTTACGGCGATTCCAGTGTTGGGGATGCTGGAACGGATGGGAGGGAGCTGCTCGCTATAGATCTTGCCTCTCACAAAATTGTGGGCAGGCTTGATTTTGGTCACGGTGTCCGTCCACACTGCATCGTGATGAATCCGCGGGATGGTTTGCTTTATGTGACGACGGAGGTTGATCAGACGGTCACTATCATTGACCCCAAACTCCTGAAGATCGTTGGCTACATTCCGACAGGTCAAGATCAGTCTCATATGCTGGTGCTCTCACACGATGGCCGTTTCGGCTACACCGCGAACGTAGGGCCGGGCACTGTCTCAGTCCTAGACCTGAAGGCACGCAAGCTGCTTAGCGTAATCAAAGTGTCTGGCAACGTTCAACGCATCTCCATCACACCGGATGACCGCACGGTTTTTACCGCCGACCAGACTAGTCCAAGGCTCGCCGCGATCGACACCACGACGAACACCATAAAGCAGTGGATCTCTCTCCCTGCAGTCGCATACGGAACTGGGACCACACAGGATGGACGATGGCTGCTCGTGAGCCTCCCGAACTCCTATGGGGTAGCAGTGGTCGATTTGTACACGCAACAGATAGTTCGAACCATCTCCGTTCCCAAAGGACCGCATGAAGTAGTGATCACGCCTGACAATCGGACCGCCTATGTAGCTTGCATGAAGAGTGGTTACGTTGCCATGATCAATCTGTCTGATTGGTCCATCAAGGGACTTATCAAAGTTGGAAACAATGCCGACGGGATTGGTTGGGCATCATCGCAACAAGTCAACTAA
- the tnpA gene encoding IS66-like element accessory protein TnpA — protein sequence MIEAAVSDVRRVRHWRSVAEKRQIVQLTMEPGASVAEIARSYGLNANQLFKWRRAWDRGELMEGAGSLLPVTLSSPVEPATVAPEETVVVAEQQSSSPLIHIELPGRTIIRIERGADPEMVRLVLKSVSR from the coding sequence ATGATTGAGGCTGCGGTGAGTGACGTTCGTCGTGTTCGCCATTGGCGGAGTGTCGCCGAGAAGCGTCAGATTGTGCAGTTGACGATGGAACCGGGTGCGAGTGTGGCCGAGATCGCTCGCTCGTACGGATTGAACGCGAACCAGTTGTTCAAGTGGCGACGGGCGTGGGATCGTGGTGAGCTGATGGAGGGCGCTGGATCTTTGCTCCCCGTAACGTTGTCGAGTCCGGTTGAGCCTGCTACCGTTGCTCCTGAAGAGACCGTCGTTGTCGCCGAGCAGCAGTCGAGTAGCCCTTTGATTCATATTGAGCTCCCAGGTAGAACGATCATTCGGATAGAGCGTGGTGCCGATCCTGAGATGGTCCGCCTGGTTCTGAAGAGCGTGAGCCGGTGA
- the tnpB gene encoding IS66 family insertion sequence element accessory protein TnpB (TnpB, as the term is used for proteins encoded by IS66 family insertion elements, is considered an accessory protein, since TnpC, encoded by a neighboring gene, is a DDE family transposase.): MIQLPAGTRIWIAAGVTDMRRGFHGLSAQVQTVLELHPFSGHVFLFRGRRGDIVKCLWFDGDGLCLFAKRLEKGRFVWPKADSGTVSLSPAQLSMLLEGIDWRHVERTWTLQSAV; encoded by the coding sequence GTGATCCAGCTACCCGCAGGTACCCGGATCTGGATCGCTGCCGGCGTCACCGATATGCGGCGAGGCTTTCATGGCCTCAGCGCCCAGGTGCAGACTGTTCTTGAACTGCATCCCTTCTCCGGACATGTCTTCCTTTTTCGCGGACGCAGAGGTGACATCGTCAAGTGTCTCTGGTTCGACGGGGATGGTCTCTGCCTCTTCGCCAAGCGCTTGGAGAAGGGCCGTTTCGTCTGGCCGAAGGCAGACAGTGGTACCGTCTCACTGTCCCCGGCGCAGCTCTCGATGCTGCTCGAAGGGATCGACTGGAGACACGTCGAGAGAACCTGGACCCTGCAGAGTGCCGTATAG
- the tnpC gene encoding IS66 family transposase, translating to MEAELELQRAELELQRTALSEQFAELHSRSERIEHLKLMVAKLRHVIFGAKSEKILVQLGQLELQLEEEESALAEVAAELERIAPTPEPKPRTERKPLPEHLPREVMTYAPDADCCSECGGELRQFGEDISEQLEYVPDSFRVIRHVRPKFSCRGCDLIVEAPAPSRPIERGLAGPGLLAHILMSKFGDHLPLYRQSEIYARQQVEISRSTMAGWVGAASELLSPLVDALRRHVLAGQKLHADDTPLPVLAPGNGKTRTGRLWTYVRDDRPAGVEIPPAVWFAYSEDRRGEHPRQHLSSFEGTLQADAYAGFQHLYRNGLTEAACWAHARRKFHEIHIVHASPTTTEALNRIGALYTIEDEIRGKPTDRRLSVRQARARPLLAELRAWLETAQARLSAKSATAGAIRYALSRWHALIRYADDGLLEIDNSAAERALRAVALGRKNFLFVGSDAGGRSAAAMYSLIGSAKLNGLNPERYLNTVLAKIADQPISRIADLLPWNLQAPSPTS from the coding sequence ATGGAAGCGGAGCTTGAGCTGCAACGAGCCGAGCTCGAACTCCAGCGAACTGCACTCTCTGAACAGTTCGCAGAACTCCACTCGCGCAGTGAACGCATCGAGCACCTAAAGCTGATGGTAGCGAAGCTGCGCCATGTAATCTTTGGGGCGAAGAGTGAGAAGATTCTTGTCCAGCTCGGTCAGCTGGAGCTCCAGTTGGAAGAGGAAGAGAGCGCCTTGGCAGAGGTAGCAGCGGAGCTCGAACGTATCGCTCCCACGCCTGAGCCGAAGCCACGAACAGAACGCAAGCCGTTGCCAGAGCACCTTCCGCGCGAAGTGATGACGTATGCCCCCGATGCAGACTGTTGCTCGGAGTGTGGAGGCGAGCTAAGACAGTTTGGCGAAGACATCTCCGAGCAACTGGAGTACGTCCCCGATAGCTTCCGGGTGATCCGCCATGTGCGGCCGAAGTTCTCCTGCCGAGGATGTGACCTGATCGTCGAGGCACCCGCACCCTCACGGCCGATCGAGCGAGGACTTGCAGGACCAGGACTGCTGGCTCATATCCTGATGTCGAAGTTTGGCGATCATCTACCTCTGTACCGGCAGTCCGAGATCTATGCCCGGCAGCAGGTCGAGATCTCCCGTTCCACCATGGCCGGTTGGGTCGGCGCAGCCAGTGAGTTGCTTAGCCCACTGGTCGACGCCCTCCGCAGGCATGTTCTCGCCGGGCAGAAGCTGCACGCCGACGACACACCGTTGCCGGTGCTCGCTCCAGGCAACGGGAAGACCAGAACCGGACGGCTGTGGACCTACGTGAGGGATGATCGACCAGCCGGCGTTGAGATTCCACCGGCAGTCTGGTTCGCGTACTCGGAGGACCGCAGGGGAGAGCATCCGCGCCAGCACCTCAGCAGCTTTGAAGGAACGCTGCAGGCCGATGCCTATGCAGGATTTCAGCATCTGTACCGCAACGGGCTTACCGAAGCGGCATGTTGGGCCCATGCCCGCAGGAAGTTCCATGAGATCCATATCGTTCACGCATCGCCAACGACCACTGAAGCCCTGAACCGCATCGGTGCCCTCTATACGATTGAGGACGAGATCCGCGGCAAGCCAACCGACAGGAGGCTCAGTGTTCGTCAGGCAAGAGCCAGACCATTGCTCGCCGAACTGCGTGCCTGGCTGGAAACCGCACAGGCGAGACTGTCCGCGAAGAGCGCTACTGCGGGTGCGATCCGATACGCGCTCTCGCGGTGGCACGCCCTGATCCGCTATGCCGATGACGGGCTGTTAGAGATCGATAACAGTGCCGCTGAACGTGCTCTGCGTGCAGTAGCGCTTGGCCGCAAAAATTTCCTGTTCGTCGGATCGGACGCTGGCGGACGAAGCGCCGCTGCCATGTACTCCCTCATCGGATCCGCAAAGCTCAACGGGCTCAATCCGGAGCGCTATCTGAACACGGTCCTCGCAAAGATCGCGGATCAACCAATCAGCCGCATCGCCGACCTGCTGCCATGGAATCTGCAAGCCCCTTCCCCAACAAGCTAA